From the Comamonas antarctica genome, the window CATGAGTACCCCTTCCACCGCTGCCGCGGGGGCCGCCCCGCGTCCGGCCGGCGCGCCCGCCGCCCCGCTGAAGCTGTCGCCGCTGCATGGCCCGGCGCTGCTGCTGGGCACCATGGCGCTGTCGCTGGCGACCTTCATGAACGTGCTGGATTCGTCGATTGCCAACGTGGCGATTCCGTCGATTTCCGGCGACCTGGGCGTGAGCTCGACCCAGGGCACCTGGGTGATCACCAGCTTTGGCGTCGCCAACGCGATCTCGGTGCCGCTCACCGGCTGGCTCACGCAGCGCTTTGGCGCGGTGCGGCTGTTCACCATGAGCGTGCTGCTGTTCGTGCTGACCTCCTGGCTCTGCGGGTTTGCCAACTCGCTGGAAATGCTGGTGTTCTTCCGCGTGCTGCAAGGCCTGGTCGCGGGCCCGATGATCCCGCTGTCGCAGACCCTGCTGCTGTCGAGCTATCCCGCGGCCATGGCCGGCACCGCGCTGGCGCTATGGGGGGTGACCACGCTGGTGGCCCCGGTGGTCGGGCCGCTGCTGGGCGGCTGGATCACCGACAACATCTCCTGGCCCTGGATCTTCTATATCAACGTGCCGGTCGGGTTGTTCGCGGCCGCGCTGACCTGGGGCATCTACCGCCAGCGCGAGACGCCCACGCGCAAGCTGCCGATCGACACCGTGGGCCTGTCGCTGCTGGTGCTGTGGGTCGGCGCGCTGCAGCTGATGCTCGACAAGGGCAAGGAACTCGACTGGTTTGCGTCGGGCGAGATCATCACCATGGCCGTGGTGGCGGTGGTGGGCCTGGCGGTCTTCATCGTCTGGGAACTGACCGATGAGCACCCGGTGGTCGATCTGCGGCTGTTTGCGCGGCGCAACTTCGCCGCGGGCTCGGTGGCGCTGTCGGTGGCCTACGGGCTGTTCTTCGGCAACGTGGTGCTGATGCCGCTGTGGCTGCAGCAGTGGATGGGCTACACCGCCACCTCGGCCGGCATGGCGCTCGCGCCCGTGGGCGTGTTTGCCATCCTGCTCACGCCACTGGTGGGCAAGAAGGTCGGCCAATGGGACCCGCGCAAGATGGCGACCGCGGCGTTCGTGGTGTTTGCGCTGGTGCTCTGGATGCGCTCGCATTTCACGACCGAGACCGACTTCGCGCATATCCTGCTGCCGACGCTGATCCAGGGCGCGGCCATGGCGTTCTTCTTCATC encodes:
- a CDS encoding DHA2 family efflux MFS transporter permease subunit, which gives rise to MSTPSTAAAGAAPRPAGAPAAPLKLSPLHGPALLLGTMALSLATFMNVLDSSIANVAIPSISGDLGVSSTQGTWVITSFGVANAISVPLTGWLTQRFGAVRLFTMSVLLFVLTSWLCGFANSLEMLVFFRVLQGLVAGPMIPLSQTLLLSSYPAAMAGTALALWGVTTLVAPVVGPLLGGWITDNISWPWIFYINVPVGLFAAALTWGIYRQRETPTRKLPIDTVGLSLLVLWVGALQLMLDKGKELDWFASGEIITMAVVAVVGLAVFIVWELTDEHPVVDLRLFARRNFAAGSVALSVAYGLFFGNVVLMPLWLQQWMGYTATSAGMALAPVGVFAILLTPLVGKKVGQWDPRKMATAAFVVFALVLWMRSHFTTETDFAHILLPTLIQGAAMAFFFIPLTTLTLAGLPPERIPAAAGLSNFVRITAGAMGTSIATTLWSDRATMHHAHLTEGLIEGQGVFGAMLQNLQATGLGKEQALVQINRLIDQQAFTRAADDIFLGSSYLFLLLIGLIWLTRRPTPGAAAADAGGAH